One genomic segment of Paenibacillus sp. FSL H8-0332 includes these proteins:
- a CDS encoding S8 family serine peptidase codes for MIPGAAFAASSLKTPVSGNHLPALIPANQSYISPQINTKSSNLVRVIVQLSGQPAAVGKYAARQGITALANTATEAAVNSQQEEVLDKAEAKKIDLTVNYKYDTILNGFEVTVPADRIPELAKISGVSSIYPNSTWYALPDQTVTEVTYRNDNAPLKQIHADWAADQGINGAGLKVGVIDTGVDYTHPDIAPAYKGGYDSFYQDNDPYEEVPLTPEEDTEYGVGYAGTSHGTHVSGTIIGQYAATGDVAQKGVAPGAELYVYKVLGRNLEKPNTSSGSSAQVIDGIERAVKDGMDVINLSLGSDSEKDVNSPDSIAINNAVLSGVTAVIANGNNGEAGYFSMGSPAASQLGISVGSVTSPIDAYSGEFKAEIANSVTSVTYDTYFPFHMMAYELANDDFATIIGTKPVRVVYADLGAKEDYPAEDISGSIVLVSRGELGFVDKIANAKERKARAIVIFNGNAQKVDGKSEAILDEDYKDRSDFIGVNLGNGYQNIPTFDIEGSKGRKLARAILANGDNPTYFTFGSEYNHEMTTGDTMSNFSSLGPNFDGNLSIKPDIVAPGDGVLSTWPAYGKGHPETDYSKAYNRISGTSMATPHVAGLALLIKQKHPEYTPFDIRAALANTATPILYEGSPEDLYLQGPGRANVEDAINTPALLQALEPISILDKNFVPQNVINYNPSTSFGTLLPGSEATKVLQLKNMSNSTLTYSASVEWNYGDPKHVSATLDKSSVTAAGKGASTFNLKVNIAADTKPQMLQGNIVLKADGQPNLPVLHLPFAISVDKTTEQPSWGTGIQEAALSQPIVYTNSGAVLNYKLKAKDINYYEVNLIGLDDIKKGSFQVSTTGSPDQFFEPGNYSTVISSTYHPYDHNGDPILDANGNPAVAGLTDGVYKLEILGITAEDNTKTPIKIDYNNDKYYSTYTSFRFITVSDSGSGGSGGGGGGGTVVTPTPVVVPAPVKSLVEEGVQQVTVTPLTASKDGVTTVTVSDSDLKAALAKAATVKTAVVISLISISDKSAELSLTADQVKLLAAIQAGSTIIVNIGGSAVALPVSLLAASPAGQSLKLIIKQEPDAASKLIAGTPGAKVIGTPVSYEASWTTATGSTYLNVPTNVFIKRTFTVPGKIESKTAGVLFEKDGLVTPVASVFTPQADETTLVTVSRPGFSVYAAVSKPAAAFTDIANSKSAVAIQTLADKLIIQGTSATTFAPQSNLTRAEFTALLTRALGLRTDTSVTFSDVKSTDWYAKDVAAASKAGLILGIGNGKFAPTQKVTRQELAVILDRAVKLTGTELKAVANPSFTTYSDSAKVAPYAKDSLQALTKAGIFASESGIAFNPAAPATRETAAAALYELLSKSGLIE; via the coding sequence ATGATTCCAGGCGCGGCATTCGCCGCCAGCAGCTTGAAGACACCCGTATCAGGCAATCATCTTCCAGCCTTAATTCCAGCGAATCAGTCTTATATTTCTCCACAGATTAACACCAAATCATCAAATCTTGTCCGGGTTATCGTTCAACTCAGCGGTCAGCCTGCCGCCGTCGGCAAATATGCTGCCAGACAAGGAATTACAGCGCTCGCCAATACAGCGACTGAAGCTGCGGTGAACAGCCAGCAGGAAGAAGTACTTGATAAGGCTGAAGCCAAGAAGATTGACCTCACTGTCAATTACAAGTACGACACGATTCTGAACGGCTTTGAAGTCACCGTTCCGGCTGACCGAATCCCTGAGCTGGCGAAGATCTCCGGCGTGTCTTCCATTTATCCGAACAGCACCTGGTATGCGCTCCCTGATCAGACAGTGACCGAAGTGACTTACAGAAACGATAATGCTCCCCTGAAGCAGATTCATGCAGACTGGGCGGCAGACCAAGGGATTAACGGAGCCGGACTGAAAGTCGGTGTGATTGACACCGGTGTTGACTACACGCACCCGGATATTGCCCCGGCTTATAAAGGCGGTTATGACTCCTTCTACCAGGACAATGACCCCTATGAAGAAGTCCCGCTTACTCCGGAAGAAGATACCGAATATGGCGTAGGCTATGCGGGTACTTCTCACGGTACACATGTATCGGGAACCATCATTGGTCAGTATGCAGCAACAGGCGATGTTGCGCAAAAGGGCGTTGCTCCGGGAGCGGAACTGTACGTCTACAAAGTATTGGGGCGCAATCTTGAGAAACCGAACACTTCCTCCGGATCTTCCGCTCAAGTCATTGATGGGATTGAACGTGCGGTTAAGGATGGCATGGATGTCATCAACTTGTCGCTCGGCTCCGATTCCGAGAAGGACGTGAATTCCCCTGACTCCATTGCGATTAATAACGCTGTACTCTCTGGAGTGACTGCTGTAATTGCTAATGGGAACAACGGAGAAGCGGGTTATTTCTCCATGGGCTCCCCGGCGGCCTCCCAATTGGGCATTTCAGTAGGTTCAGTGACCAGCCCTATTGACGCTTACTCCGGCGAATTCAAGGCAGAAATTGCAAACTCGGTAACTTCTGTTACTTACGATACCTACTTTCCATTCCATATGATGGCGTATGAGCTGGCAAATGATGATTTCGCCACTATCATTGGTACTAAGCCAGTACGTGTTGTGTACGCTGATCTTGGAGCAAAAGAAGATTACCCTGCTGAAGATATCAGCGGTTCCATCGTATTGGTATCACGTGGTGAACTGGGCTTTGTAGATAAAATTGCGAATGCTAAAGAGCGTAAAGCTAGAGCAATCGTAATTTTTAACGGAAATGCCCAAAAGGTGGATGGTAAGAGTGAAGCTATTCTAGACGAAGACTACAAAGACCGTAGTGACTTCATCGGTGTGAATTTAGGCAATGGATATCAGAACATTCCTACGTTTGACATCGAAGGCTCCAAAGGGCGCAAGTTAGCCAGAGCAATTCTGGCAAATGGTGATAATCCAACATATTTCACCTTTGGTTCAGAATATAACCATGAAATGACAACTGGTGATACAATGAGTAATTTCTCTTCATTAGGACCGAACTTTGACGGCAATCTGAGCATCAAGCCGGATATTGTAGCTCCCGGTGACGGAGTGCTGTCTACATGGCCAGCTTATGGCAAAGGTCATCCGGAAACAGATTATTCCAAAGCATACAATCGCATTAGCGGCACAAGTATGGCAACTCCGCATGTGGCTGGTTTGGCGCTGCTAATCAAACAGAAACATCCAGAGTATACACCATTCGATATTCGGGCCGCTCTGGCGAACACTGCAACTCCAATCCTTTACGAAGGCTCTCCTGAAGATTTATATCTTCAAGGTCCAGGACGCGCTAATGTTGAAGATGCCATTAACACTCCGGCACTACTGCAAGCCCTGGAGCCAATATCTATTCTGGACAAGAACTTTGTCCCTCAGAACGTAATTAACTACAATCCGTCCACAAGCTTTGGCACATTGCTGCCAGGTTCTGAAGCTACGAAAGTTCTGCAGTTGAAGAATATGAGCAATAGCACGCTCACCTATTCCGCTTCTGTGGAATGGAACTATGGTGATCCCAAGCATGTATCTGCGACTCTAGACAAGTCATCGGTAACTGCTGCTGGGAAAGGTGCCTCCACGTTCAACCTTAAGGTTAACATTGCTGCTGATACTAAGCCGCAAATGCTGCAGGGTAATATTGTACTGAAGGCAGATGGACAACCAAATCTTCCCGTTCTTCACTTGCCGTTTGCAATTAGTGTAGACAAGACAACAGAACAGCCTAGCTGGGGTACAGGCATTCAGGAAGCTGCACTAAGCCAGCCGATTGTCTACACCAATTCAGGTGCAGTTCTGAACTACAAGCTGAAAGCCAAAGATATTAACTACTATGAAGTAAATCTTATTGGCCTGGATGATATTAAGAAAGGCTCCTTCCAGGTATCCACCACAGGATCACCGGATCAATTCTTTGAGCCTGGCAACTATAGCACGGTTATATCATCCACCTATCACCCATATGACCACAATGGTGATCCAATTTTGGATGCTAACGGCAACCCTGCAGTAGCCGGTCTGACTGATGGGGTCTACAAGCTTGAGATTCTTGGAATCACTGCAGAGGACAACACGAAGACACCAATTAAGATCGACTACAACAATGATAAATACTACAGCACCTACACCTCATTCCGCTTTATCACTGTTTCTGACAGTGGAAGCGGCGGAAGCGGCGGTGGTGGAGGTGGCGGTACAGTAGTAACGCCGACTCCTGTAGTGGTTCCAGCTCCTGTGAAGTCCCTTGTTGAAGAAGGGGTTCAACAGGTAACGGTAACACCTCTAACTGCATCGAAGGATGGTGTAACGACAGTAACCGTCAGCGACAGCGATCTGAAGGCCGCTCTGGCCAAAGCCGCTACTGTCAAGACAGCCGTTGTTATCTCTCTTATCAGCATCTCAGATAAGTCTGCTGAACTGAGCCTGACTGCTGATCAGGTGAAATTACTGGCCGCCATTCAAGCAGGCAGCACCATTATCGTGAATATTGGCGGATCTGCTGTAGCCTTGCCGGTATCCTTACTTGCTGCTTCCCCTGCAGGCCAGAGCTTGAAGCTAATAATCAAGCAAGAGCCGGATGCAGCCAGCAAGCTGATTGCAGGTACTCCGGGTGCCAAGGTCATCGGAACCCCGGTATCCTATGAAGCTTCATGGACTACAGCTACAGGCAGCACTTACTTGAACGTTCCAACCAACGTATTCATCAAGCGCACCTTTACTGTACCTGGCAAGATTGAATCGAAGACCGCAGGTGTACTGTTTGAGAAAGATGGACTGGTGACCCCGGTTGCTTCTGTCTTCACACCACAGGCAGACGAAACAACCCTTGTGACAGTAAGCCGTCCTGGCTTCTCCGTGTATGCAGCAGTCAGCAAACCGGCAGCAGCCTTCACTGACATCGCTAACTCCAAATCAGCTGTTGCCATTCAGACGTTGGCCGACAAGCTGATCATCCAGGGAACCTCGGCAACTACTTTTGCGCCGCAGAGCAACCTGACCCGTGCTGAGTTCACAGCACTCTTGACCCGTGCACTGGGCCTTCGTACCGATACCAGCGTAACCTTCTCCGATGTGAAATCAACGGACTGGTACGCTAAGGATGTCGCCGCAGCCTCCAAGGCCGGTCTGATTCTGGGCATCGGCAATGGCAAGTTTGCACCTACGCAAAAAGTAACCCGTCAGGAACTCGCTGTCATTCTGGACAGAGCGGTGAAACTGACAGGCACTGAACTGAAGGCTGTTGCTAATCCTTCGTTCACAACTTACTCCGACAGTGCTAAGGTAGCCCCTTATGCCAAGGACAGTCTGCAAGCTCTGACCAAAGCCGGTATCTTCGCCAGCGAATCAGGCATTGCCTTCAATCCGGCCGCTCCGGCAACCCGTGAGACAGCAGCCGCTGCACTCTATGAATTGCTGAGCAAGAGCGGATTGATCGAGTAG
- a CDS encoding N-acetyltransferase, with the protein MLVKTDHFQKASPAGEQQVICRNATVEDVEPLYLMIEEYARQGIMLPRSRQALTRQIDQFVIAEIGGKFVGCGSLFRLGSDLVEVRSIGLRDEGKGKGVGTMILEKLVEEARRQRIPKIMALTYAVDFFLKNGFDVVQKEIFPEKVWTDCVNCKKQHACDEIAVLKRLD; encoded by the coding sequence GTGCTTGTCAAAACGGATCATTTCCAAAAGGCTTCTCCTGCGGGGGAGCAGCAAGTGATATGCAGAAATGCTACGGTGGAAGATGTAGAGCCGCTGTATCTGATGATAGAGGAGTATGCCAGGCAGGGGATTATGCTGCCCCGTTCAAGGCAAGCACTGACCCGCCAGATCGACCAGTTCGTGATCGCCGAGATCGGCGGAAAATTTGTCGGCTGCGGTTCCTTGTTCCGGCTCGGAAGTGATCTTGTTGAGGTCCGTTCCATTGGACTGCGTGATGAAGGCAAGGGCAAGGGCGTAGGCACGATGATTCTGGAGAAGCTGGTTGAAGAAGCCAGACGGCAGCGAATCCCGAAGATTATGGCACTGACCTATGCCGTGGACTTCTTCCTTAAGAACGGCTTCGATGTGGTGCAGAAGGAGATTTTCCCCGAGAAGGTCTGGACCGATTGTGTGAACTGCAAGAAGCAGCATGCCTGCGACGAGATCGCCGTGCTGAAGAGACTGGACTAA
- the dnaJ gene encoding molecular chaperone DnaJ → MADKRDYYEVLGLGRDASEDEVKKAYRKMARQYHPDVNKASDAEAKFKEVKEAYDVLSDGQQRARYDQYGHIDPNQGMGGGFGGGGGDFGGLGDIFDMFFGGGGGRRDPNAPQRGGDLQYTMTIEFKEAVFGKETDITIPRTETCDTCFGSGAKPGTKPETCSVCHGSGQQEFVQNTPLGQMRNRRPCSHCSGTGKIIKEKCTTCAGQGKVKRQRKIHVRIPAGVDDGAQLRMTGEGEGGTRGGPAGDLYIVIRVKNHDFFERENNDIMCEVPLTFAQAALGDEIEIPTLTEKVKLKIPAGTQTGTFFRLKGKGVPHLRGNGVGDQHVRVIVVTPSKLSDEQKDLLRQFASFNGENTHEQEQSFFDRVKRAFRGD, encoded by the coding sequence GTGGCAGATAAACGTGATTATTATGAGGTTCTGGGCCTCGGAAGAGATGCTTCAGAAGACGAAGTGAAGAAGGCCTACCGCAAGATGGCGCGCCAGTACCATCCCGATGTGAATAAAGCCAGTGATGCTGAGGCCAAGTTCAAAGAGGTTAAGGAAGCCTATGATGTCCTGAGTGACGGGCAACAGCGGGCGCGGTATGACCAATATGGGCATATTGACCCTAATCAGGGAATGGGCGGCGGCTTTGGCGGCGGTGGCGGAGATTTCGGCGGTCTTGGTGATATCTTCGATATGTTCTTCGGCGGCGGCGGTGGGCGGCGTGATCCGAATGCGCCACAGCGCGGCGGCGATTTGCAGTATACAATGACCATTGAATTCAAGGAAGCGGTGTTCGGCAAAGAGACCGATATTACCATTCCGCGCACGGAGACCTGCGATACCTGCTTTGGCTCCGGAGCCAAGCCGGGTACGAAGCCGGAGACCTGTTCCGTCTGCCATGGCAGCGGGCAACAGGAATTCGTGCAGAATACACCGCTTGGACAGATGCGTAACCGCCGTCCCTGCTCCCATTGCAGCGGCACAGGCAAAATCATCAAAGAGAAATGCACCACCTGTGCAGGTCAAGGCAAAGTGAAGAGACAGCGCAAGATCCATGTGCGTATCCCTGCCGGTGTCGATGACGGCGCGCAGCTGCGCATGACTGGTGAAGGCGAAGGCGGCACACGCGGCGGTCCGGCCGGAGACCTGTACATTGTGATCCGCGTGAAGAATCATGATTTCTTCGAGCGCGAGAACAACGATATTATGTGCGAGGTTCCCTTGACGTTCGCTCAGGCGGCGCTTGGTGACGAGATTGAGATCCCAACGCTGACCGAGAAGGTGAAGCTCAAGATCCCGGCAGGCACCCAGACTGGCACCTTCTTCCGCCTCAAAGGCAAAGGGGTTCCGCATCTGCGCGGCAACGGCGTCGGCGATCAGCATGTCCGCGTCATTGTAGTCACGCCTAGCAAGCTCAGCGATGAGCAGAAGGACCTGCTCCGCCAGTTTGCTTCCTTCAACGGAGAGAACACACATGAGCAGGAGCAGTCGTTCTTCGACCGCGTGAAGCGGGCGTTCCGGGGAGACTGA
- the hemW gene encoding radical SAM family heme chaperone HemW, with the protein MNTATNTAHNGRPPEAVYIHIPFCTNKCFYCDFNSYVLKDQPVMDYLHALDREMELTVQHTPPGVIKTIFVGGGTPTVLKPDEMAYFLQSVRRHFPQWDEHIEFSMEANPGTTDIDKLRVMKEGGVNRVSFGVQAFQNELLSGIGRIHDVNDVYRSLENARAVGLDNLSLDLMFGLPNQTVDMLRESIDKALALDLPHYSIYSLKVEENTLFHTLFNKNKLPLPNEEDELAMYLLLMSTMEAAGYTQYEISNFAKPGLESRHNITYWRNEDYYGLGAGAHGYVGRQRHMNIKGVNPYNEASRSGLPRLDSFEISEQEAMEDFMMVGLRMREGVSDAAFRSQFGKPLEAVFAAPLHKMLKAGLLEQAGDTYRLSKQGILFGNDVFGEFVGALTEV; encoded by the coding sequence CAATGGCCGTCCCCCTGAGGCCGTATATATTCACATTCCGTTTTGCACCAATAAATGCTTCTATTGTGATTTCAATTCTTATGTGCTGAAGGACCAGCCGGTGATGGACTATCTCCATGCACTTGACCGTGAAATGGAACTGACCGTGCAACATACGCCTCCTGGTGTGATCAAGACGATTTTTGTCGGCGGGGGTACGCCTACTGTACTGAAGCCTGATGAGATGGCTTATTTTCTGCAATCGGTCCGCAGGCATTTCCCGCAGTGGGATGAGCATATTGAATTCTCGATGGAAGCTAATCCTGGCACAACGGATATCGACAAGCTCAGAGTCATGAAGGAAGGCGGCGTCAACCGGGTCAGCTTCGGGGTGCAGGCCTTCCAGAATGAGCTGCTGAGCGGAATCGGCCGGATTCATGATGTGAACGACGTATACCGCAGTCTGGAGAATGCCCGTGCGGTTGGTCTGGATAACCTGTCGCTGGATCTGATGTTCGGCCTGCCGAACCAGACGGTGGATATGCTCAGAGAGAGCATTGACAAGGCGCTGGCGCTGGATCTTCCGCATTATTCCATCTACAGCCTGAAGGTGGAGGAGAACACGCTGTTCCACACCCTGTTCAACAAGAACAAGCTTCCGCTGCCGAATGAAGAGGATGAGCTGGCGATGTATTTGCTGCTTATGTCTACTATGGAGGCCGCAGGGTATACGCAGTATGAGATCAGTAACTTTGCCAAGCCGGGGCTGGAGAGCCGCCACAATATAACGTACTGGCGCAACGAGGATTATTATGGCCTTGGAGCAGGGGCACATGGATATGTGGGCCGGCAGCGGCACATGAATATCAAGGGCGTGAACCCGTATAACGAGGCTTCGCGCAGCGGGCTGCCACGTCTGGACAGCTTTGAGATCTCCGAGCAGGAGGCGATGGAGGATTTCATGATGGTCGGCCTGCGGATGCGCGAAGGGGTATCGGATGCAGCGTTCCGCTCGCAGTTCGGGAAGCCGCTGGAGGCTGTTTTTGCCGCACCGCTGCATAAAATGCTGAAGGCAGGACTGCTGGAGCAGGCCGGGGACACCTATCGCCTGAGCAAGCAGGGAATCCTGTTTGGCAACGATGTTTTCGGGGAATTTGTCGGTGCTTTGACAGAGGTTTAA
- the dnaK gene encoding molecular chaperone DnaK: MSKVIGIDLGTTNSCVAVMEGGEAVVIPNPEGARTTPSVVGFKKDGERIVGETAKRQAITNPDRTIASIKRHMGTGHKESIDGKDYSAQEISAMILQKLKSDAEAYLGQTVTQAVITVPAYFNDSQRQATKDAGKIAGLEVLRIVNEPTAAALAYGLEKSEDHTILVYDLGGGTFDVSILELGDGFFEVKATSGDNRLGGDDFDQLVMDYLVAEFKKEQGIDLSKDKAAVQRLKDAAEKAKKELSGVLTTTVSLPFITVVDGVPQHLEINLTRAKFDELTASLVERTLGPTRQALKDAGMTPADLHRIVLVGGSTRIPAVQDAIKKLTGKDPHKGVNPDEVVALGAAVQAGVLTGDVKDVVLLDVTPLSLGIETAGGVFTKMIERNTTIPTSKSQVFSTFADSQPSVEIHVLQGEREMANGNKTLGRFMLNEIPPAPRGVPQIEVTFDIDANGIVNVSATDKGTNKSQKITITSSSGLSDAEVEQMMKDAELHAEEDRKRKELVEAKNGADQLVYSTDKVIKDLGDKVDASEIDKANEAKDKVKAALETDNLEEITAATEALNEIVQQLSVKLYEQAAQEQQAAEAGQDASEGNAKKDNVVDADYEVVDDEKNQG; encoded by the coding sequence GTGAGTAAAGTTATCGGTATTGACTTAGGAACCACGAACTCTTGCGTTGCCGTTATGGAAGGCGGCGAAGCCGTCGTTATCCCGAATCCGGAAGGCGCGCGTACAACCCCATCGGTTGTAGGCTTCAAGAAAGACGGCGAGCGTATCGTCGGTGAAACGGCAAAACGCCAGGCCATCACGAACCCGGACCGTACGATCGCTTCGATCAAGCGCCACATGGGTACAGGCCACAAAGAAAGCATTGACGGCAAAGACTATTCTGCACAGGAAATCTCGGCTATGATTCTTCAGAAGCTGAAATCCGATGCTGAAGCCTATCTGGGCCAGACGGTAACTCAGGCGGTTATTACAGTTCCTGCTTATTTCAATGACAGCCAGCGTCAGGCTACCAAGGATGCAGGCAAAATCGCTGGCCTTGAAGTGCTGCGTATTGTCAACGAGCCAACAGCAGCTGCTCTTGCTTACGGTCTGGAGAAATCCGAAGATCACACCATCCTGGTCTATGACCTTGGCGGCGGTACCTTCGACGTATCCATTCTTGAACTGGGCGACGGCTTCTTTGAAGTAAAGGCTACCAGCGGTGACAACCGTCTGGGCGGGGATGATTTTGACCAACTGGTTATGGATTACCTCGTAGCTGAATTCAAGAAAGAGCAGGGCATTGACCTGAGCAAGGACAAAGCGGCTGTTCAACGTCTGAAGGATGCTGCGGAAAAAGCGAAGAAAGAGCTGTCCGGCGTACTTACAACTACAGTATCGCTTCCGTTCATCACGGTAGTTGACGGAGTGCCTCAGCACTTGGAGATCAACCTGACCCGTGCCAAGTTCGACGAGCTGACTGCAAGCCTGGTTGAGCGCACGCTGGGACCTACCCGTCAAGCGCTGAAGGATGCTGGTATGACGCCTGCTGATCTGCACAGAATCGTACTGGTCGGCGGATCGACTCGTATTCCTGCCGTACAGGATGCGATTAAGAAACTTACAGGCAAAGATCCGCACAAAGGTGTTAACCCGGATGAAGTAGTAGCCCTGGGTGCTGCTGTTCAAGCGGGCGTACTGACTGGGGATGTAAAAGACGTAGTACTCCTCGACGTAACTCCGCTGTCCCTCGGTATCGAAACTGCAGGCGGCGTGTTCACGAAGATGATTGAGCGCAACACTACGATCCCTACAAGCAAATCGCAGGTGTTCTCGACCTTCGCAGACAGCCAGCCTAGCGTGGAAATCCACGTATTGCAGGGTGAACGCGAGATGGCGAACGGCAACAAGACGCTGGGACGCTTCATGCTGAACGAGATTCCACCGGCACCGCGCGGCGTACCGCAGATCGAAGTTACCTTCGACATCGACGCCAACGGTATCGTTAATGTCTCTGCTACAGATAAAGGTACCAACAAGAGCCAGAAGATCACCATCACTTCTTCCAGCGGTCTGAGTGACGCAGAAGTGGAACAGATGATGAAGGATGCCGAGCTGCACGCTGAAGAAGACCGTAAGCGTAAAGAACTGGTTGAAGCCAAGAACGGTGCTGACCAGCTCGTATACTCCACAGATAAAGTAATCAAGGATCTGGGCGACAAGGTCGATGCTTCCGAGATCGACAAAGCTAATGAAGCCAAGGACAAGGTGAAGGCTGCGCTGGAAACCGACAACCTGGAAGAAATCACTGCCGCTACAGAGGCGCTGAATGAGATTGTACAGCAGTTGTCCGTCAAACTGTATGAGCAGGCTGCACAGGAACAGCAGGCCGCTGAAGCGGGTCAGGATGCTTCTGAAGGCAATGCCAAGAAGGATAACGTGGTAGATGCGGATTACGAAGTGGTTGACGATGAGAAGAATCAAGGGTAA
- the grpE gene encoding nucleotide exchange factor GrpE, with translation MKEEKVQEMNEKNDPKVNENQAADEAEAGADSGSFTAEEAGEAASDNEEYRKLQELADEHQARTLRVQADFDNFRRRTQKEKEELAKYATSKLVTELLPVMDNFERALATPAAGADAEAFIKGVNMIFRQLEGVLMSEGLTAMEVVGQPFNPEYHQAIMQVESEEHEEGIVTEEVQKGYLLKDKVLRPAMVKVSM, from the coding sequence TTGAAAGAGGAAAAGGTTCAAGAAATGAATGAGAAGAATGATCCTAAGGTGAATGAGAACCAGGCGGCCGATGAGGCTGAAGCTGGAGCAGACAGCGGCTCATTTACGGCTGAAGAGGCCGGCGAGGCGGCTTCAGACAATGAGGAATACAGAAAGCTGCAGGAGCTTGCAGATGAACATCAGGCGCGCACTTTGCGTGTGCAGGCTGATTTCGATAACTTCCGCCGCCGGACCCAGAAAGAAAAGGAAGAGCTGGCGAAGTACGCAACGTCTAAGCTTGTAACCGAGCTGCTTCCGGTAATGGATAACTTTGAACGCGCACTGGCGACTCCTGCAGCAGGTGCAGACGCTGAAGCGTTCATCAAAGGCGTGAATATGATTTTCCGGCAGCTGGAGGGAGTCCTTATGTCTGAAGGACTTACAGCCATGGAAGTGGTAGGACAGCCATTTAACCCTGAATATCATCAGGCGATCATGCAGGTGGAGAGCGAGGAGCACGAGGAAGGCATCGTGACGGAAGAGGTCCAGAAGGGCTATCTCCTGAAGGATAAGGTTCTTCGTCCGGCCATGGTCAAAGTCAGCATGTAG
- the hrcA gene encoding heat-inducible transcriptional repressor HrcA produces MLTERQRMILNAIVDDYISSAEPVGSRSISKRGDVGYSPATIRNEMADLEDLGYLEQPHTSAGRIPSHKGYRYYVDHLVPWNSAETAELGTIRAFFAEKLNATEQVIQHAAMILSNMTNYTSILLGPEVFHTSLRHFQLLPLDDKTAVAIIVTSTGQVENKTVSLPPEISVSEMEKVVNLLNSKLVNVPLYKLKSQLYSELGEEMQRHISHYEELMQVLDTALESDHEQRIYLSGATNMLTQPEFKDVDKVKTILDLLEETPTLLKMLTPASGGTGMQVRIGTENKHEAFANCSLITATYSLDGKPLGSIGILGPTRMEYARVMGILGILSRDLTAMLAHWYK; encoded by the coding sequence ATGTTAACTGAACGCCAGAGAATGATACTGAATGCCATTGTCGATGATTATATTTCTTCCGCTGAGCCGGTAGGCTCGCGCAGTATCTCGAAACGCGGGGATGTGGGCTACAGTCCTGCCACGATCCGCAACGAAATGGCCGATCTGGAGGATCTGGGTTATCTGGAGCAACCTCATACTTCGGCGGGGAGAATCCCGTCCCATAAGGGCTACCGCTATTATGTGGATCATCTGGTACCGTGGAATTCCGCCGAAACGGCCGAACTGGGCACGATCCGCGCTTTTTTCGCAGAGAAGCTGAATGCTACGGAGCAGGTCATCCAACATGCGGCAATGATTCTTTCCAATATGACGAATTATACTTCCATCCTGCTTGGACCGGAGGTTTTTCATACTTCATTGCGCCATTTCCAGCTGCTTCCGCTCGATGACAAGACCGCTGTGGCGATTATCGTTACCAGCACCGGGCAGGTAGAGAACAAGACCGTAAGCCTTCCTCCGGAGATATCAGTATCCGAGATGGAGAAGGTCGTTAATCTGTTGAACAGCAAGCTGGTCAATGTACCGCTCTACAAGCTGAAGAGTCAGCTCTATTCCGAGCTGGGTGAAGAAATGCAGCGCCACATCTCCCACTATGAAGAATTAATGCAGGTGCTGGATACGGCGCTTGAGAGCGACCATGAACAGCGTATCTACCTAAGCGGAGCTACGAATATGCTCACCCAGCCGGAGTTCAAGGACGTCGATAAGGTGAAGACTATTCTGGATCTGCTGGAAGAGACACCTACCCTGCTCAAAATGCTTACCCCGGCCAGCGGCGGAACAGGAATGCAAGTGCGCATAGGTACAGAGAATAAGCATGAGGCTTTTGCCAACTGTAGTCTGATTACCGCGACCTATTCACTGGACGGTAAGCCGCTTGGGAGCATCGGCATCCTCGGCCCGACCCGTATGGAGTACGCGCGAGTAATGGGTATTCTGGGGATTCTATCCCGGGATTTGACAGCGATGCTGGCACACTGGTATAAGTGA